Proteins from a single region of Spartinivicinus poritis:
- the vapB gene encoding type II toxin-antitoxin system VapB family antitoxin, which translates to MERASVFKSNKSQAVRLPKPVSLPDSVKQVDIIALGRARLIVPAGEAWDSWFDGEGVTEDFMLDREQPSDQERESL; encoded by the coding sequence ATGGAAAGAGCCAGTGTTTTTAAAAGCAATAAGTCTCAAGCTGTGAGACTGCCAAAACCAGTATCACTGCCTGACTCAGTGAAACAGGTTGATATTATCGCTTTAGGCCGAGCACGCTTGATTGTGCCCGCAGGAGAGGCTTGGGATAGTTGGTTTGATGGTGAAGGAGTGACAGAAGACTTCATGTTGGATAGAGAGCAGCCTTCTGATCAAGAGCGGGAAAGCCTG